agccactttctcttgtggacattaaccccacccagtcaccaatttttaccttccgtgtgccagatctcccttctgcttccccgttggaccttgtgaatctgtgtggagagagctgcagaaagttccgtcaattatcaaacattacaatttgttgtacatcaagggcgggcatatgacctcccttccttggtgaacccagcatgactcctccagccattgtctcatgaggagagagatgggtgcctgcacctggagaggctatcatggcCAGCAACGTCAGGGGCAGGACTTtaacccaaatcaacttcaaacctgcacatacatttgattggcgcgttccacgagacttatgagattgtggcctgtacactaaccccatcattaaacaacatccattaatcagttgacatttacacatccgaccctattggtacatggagcgtttgtcattacacaatacacattaatcagttgacatttacacatccgaccctattggtacatggagcgtttgtcattaaacaacacacatgagttcggtttgcagccacttaatgacctattttgcatcctcccctgctgttggtattgcctcaacccatttagagaacctgtctaccataactaacaggtacctttttccattagtcacattgtctttccccatatctgtgtgtgttggtgagtggttcattccccaggtcaggtctccgtttcagttcctgtgcagctctttctgcacaggagtggggtagaccttcagcattgagtgcgtctgccatgtttttgtcagtgttgacaaatgtgatgtgtgattgtgtgcatttattctggattttcgttttcctttcagcgctgaacgtgaattctttgctcatcagatatgctgcaaccccatggtgggtgtggatttccaatggatggcacattatcatgtgggctgttttcccaatagcttttgccactgcagccacatacttggagcatgtggtttgtccttcttcaatgtagtccagtttggaggagtgatacctcaacactcttctctccccctctaggttctggaaaaggatggatgatgtaaatccttctttttcagaaacatccagatggaacttgttttttttagtcaggtgctgttagggctactgccacttagagatctgttttcaagagtgcaaaagcctttgatgcttcagtagtccaggtcaatgatgagtgtaggttagtggtgagcagcttcagggccatggggCATATTCGTCAGCCATGCCCTGAAAAGGGGGAGGTGATTGCTGATTCGGGTCTGGATTGGGGTGATTGTATGCGGGTTGAAGGGCCGCACGTGGTTGATACATCATTGGCCTGACTCCCCCTTGGTCTAGGGGCGTATCCTCGTCCCCTTTTGGCCAGAAACTGGCTTTGGGCCGGGGTTATTGGGTGCGGACACTGTCGCACCATATGCCCAGCTTGTTTACAATTATAACAGCTTCCATAAGATCCAGAGTACCTCTGGGGCTGTCCCCATGTGGGTGAAtagtttgattgtggtagtgggtagtagggttgtagtggtggttccgACGAAGGGTATGGCTGAAGCGGGTAGGCATACGGCAGTTGGAATGGCTGCTCCTGGGGTGGGTGTATAGGTGGTCCCTGCTGGGTGAAGATgggtagttgttgctgtatcattcgggaaacagttttttcaatgatttgtgagatttcttgttggtcttcagccaccatctgtttcttgggtttctctcctttctgggcctctttcaattgtagtttcaaaagttgtacctgtagggactggatttGTGTTTCAGCCCCTCCCTTATCCTTATTGTATTGGGTAATGTGGTGATGCACATGGGAgttgaactgagcctggggaattgccattaaccccacagtgcccctgagatgggttggggccgatggggctgctgtggtggtaggtggggcgtcattattgttgggcctgccctctttggtgtcagttggtgctccagtgaccactcccatcgtatcaggtttccggtaaaggagagctttcctaatttcctcaattgcccataaacctattctcatctcagcctgtgccttttccctttgctttgtcccttcttttttaaataagtgactcttattcttatcaacttcacattctatcccttgcttcactgcttcctccaattctttctccataatgaggagttgcccttttgatggggcgactccactaaggaaacctgtttgagtccatctcagcctcacttcctcccaaatctttttaacgggtttgtagtgtaatttcccgcctgctctgtctttcattctctgatctaaatattcgttgaatttgtgtttggggacgatagtcgtggtcattttgtcgttaagctatgtctgggtctattattatctttgtatactttagcccgtcactgatcgaaaccagcgatgtatttttcttcccctaacctcccccagtctcgtgtccgactcgcgtggacaaaggattttattgccgtgtattcgatgaattattttcgttttccaacaatatttcagctatatctctttgaaacaatatacgaatatattcacgcgctcctgttataattggaatgacagttttaggtacttataataaaaaatattattgcttttcgctaatttaattaattaaatactttggcaaaatatttcagaagtttcctttggggacaatatactagtaattcaggcgctcctgatataattggaatggcaattatatgatatataattcgaaagatattatttctattaacttttccgatttaatttgaactttttccgattaattaaatactttgccaaaacatttcagaaatttcctttggggacaatatactagtaattcacgcgcttctataataattttcaaatTGATTCTCACCCTTAGGGATTTAtcaacagcaggagagggaaaaatccggtcaactcatcagcagaaaatagttgcttcacagcaatatatacacatcgACACGGCGGTCACTTTAGCACAGCCTCAACTAGCATATGGCTAGTTAGTAGCAATTGGTCTCGTGGAACGTTCAATCCCCCACATTGcgacaacacaacttacacatacaattacaacacaacttacacatgcaatatcacattagatttctcacgtaacacctagctaagtatagctactgcacgactatttgaattcacattacatttctcacgtaacacctagctaagtatagctactgcacgactatttgaaaacgtatggattcttcacggtacccctatctgatcgactgtcaaatatggcccgactgtgtgaatcgttatatatttttatttttatttttttatgggtCTTCACGGTAACACCTAGCTGATTTGCCAAATCTAACTACTGCCCGGCTACTTGGATCCCATCTTTTAATTGTGGATTCTTCACGGTAACCCCtatctgatcgactgtcaaatatggcccgactgtgtgaatcgttataaagcttattcttcactgtacacctactcgatcagcataccgcgtagtgccagactatgtgaataagtctttgacctattaatacttagatatctgtacacaatgccttaaattctaaacaattccacataaatttagcaacatttcacactcaccacagtactcctgatcattgaatttagatattggctataatacaatatacagattttggttaaacgggcatctgctcacctctttagtttcgagctctttgatcagtttcctgtgtgggttgaatcgcgattctccctcgaaaaggtcacctctcctctggataaatttctccctctcgtctcctgtccgatgaattttctattgggccgaatacaaatatgttttgaccatcctctgcttccaagtttgttagtaaaacgtttactgttgacaggagaacaagaggagacaataggacgaggtggataattttataataaggccgtttaattacatgtaaagatatcttagtaaaatcttgcagcaaggctctttcagtctgactcctagtgaatcgtccggaaaagaggccagtttccagaaatgtacagtactatatagacaacaagcaaagtaggtagatctgcgagtccggccttccgattggtcgatctgggtcttgggtagtcctgatcaggcctggtgtccacgttccattggttcctgagagttctttgtcctgaggtccaaccatgggttgggtgtgtctgtgtgattgtcatgggggaggggaattgtgggtgccgtgtatatgtccaatgtgtccagcatatgtccaagagaaagagggggtgtgtatgttgtgtcaacttataggtaatgttgagaagttgttaaaacaagttaccaatatctaatacaatttcttacagttGCCATCACCAGTTACTCATGTCAGGTCAAAGACCTCAACTCCAAGTAGGAACCGTCAAAACAATACTGAGGACACAAGTATTACAGTTAGCGTTTAATTGAGCCAAAACAAGAAATTGCAGTTACACACAACCTGGACTAGAAAACCCATGAACTCTTGCATGGACACCGAGCACCATGTCCCACATCAGATATCCATGTTTGTGGTCAACGGGGGCTCAGATGCAGAAGTCAACAGTTACTCaatagcgtcgtcagacgggccagtggcagcttcaggggtagcgtcgtcagacgggccagtggcagcttcaggggtagcgtcgtcagacgggccagtggcagcttcaggggtagcgtcgtcagacgggccagtggcagcttcaggggtagcgtcgtcagacgggccagtggcagcttcaggggtagcgtcgtcagacgggccagtggcagcgtcgtcagacgggccagtggcagcgtcgtcagacgggccagtggcagcttcaggggtagcgtcgtcagacgggccagtggcagcgtcgtcagacgggccagtggcagcttcaggggtagcgtcgtcagacgggccagtggcagcttcaggggtagcgtcgtcagacgggccagtggcagcttcaggggtagcgtcgtcagacgggccagtggcagcttcaggggtagcgtcgtcagacgggccagtggcagcttcaggggtagcgtcgtcagacgggccagtggcagcttcaggggtagcgtcgtcagacgggccagtggcagcttcaggggtagcgtcgtcagacgggccagtggcagcttcaggggtagcgtcgtcagacgggccagtggcagcttcagaggtagcgtcgtcagacgggccagtggcagcttcagaggtagcgtcgtcagacgggccagtggcagcttcagaggtagcgtcgtcagacgggccagtggcagcttcagaggtagcgtcgtcagacgggccagtggcagcttcagaggtagcgtcgtcagacgggccagtggcagcttcagaggtagcgtcgccagacgggccagtggcagcttcagaggtagcgtcgtcagaggaCAGGGCATCATTTGCCGTAGAGCTACCATGGTTTGGAGAAGCTTGGGATTCTACTTCATTAGTCTCGAAATACTCTAGAGAGAAAACAAAGAAACAGTTGGGTATTCTACAGCAACACAGCTACAAATTGCCATTCGAATGTTGAGCAACATGAACCCAACAGATTTAAAAGTATATGGACAGGGCGTACCTTCTCTGTCTTGTTTAGCATCAGACCCTATGGATCGGAGCAAGGCCAGGGCATGCACAATGGAGACGTCATTTGATGACAGCTCTGAAAAACGTAGGTTAAGGTACACAAGCAAAATCAAAGGGTTTGACAACATTATTTAGACATCTAAGTTactctatggtgttgaatgagTGTCAAACACAGCAGCACCATAGACACAGTACAAAGCTAGAAGGGTTGTGGAAAGAAACACTTACCTCCAAGTCTCCTCTGCAGAGAGACTTGCTCTTGCTTTTGGGACTTTCCAACAGGGTAACAAGAAACTGAGGAGAAAGTGTTGACACAAAATAGTTACATATTAATAATAGCAGATGACCAATGCAGAACAAACAGACAGTCAAATTTTAATCTCCAATTGATAAAGTTGAGATTATTTCCCAACCATATCCCTTCAATCCAAATAAAACATTAGTGAACCAACCTTTCACAACCCCCACAGTCACCACAAATAG
This DNA window, taken from Salvelinus fontinalis isolate EN_2023a unplaced genomic scaffold, ASM2944872v1 scaffold_1221, whole genome shotgun sequence, encodes the following:
- the LOC129848845 gene encoding polysialoglycoprotein-like, with amino-acid sequence MGRHYLLITQTIFMIMGGVRELMLFVVTVGVVKVSCYPVGKSQKQEQVSLQRRLGELSSNDVSIVHALALLRSIGSDAKQDREEYFETNEVESQASPNHGSSTANDALSSDDATSEAATGPSGDATSEAATGPSDDATSEAATGPSDDATSEAATGPSDDATSEAATGPSDDATSEAATGPSDDATSEAATGPSDDATPEAATGPSDDATPEAATGPSDDATPEAATGPSDDATPEAATGPSDDATPEAATGPSDDATPEAATGPSDDATPEAATGPSDDATPEAATGPSDDAATGPSDDATPEAATGPSDDAATGPSDDAATGPSDDATPEAATGPSDDATPEAATGPSDDATPEAATGPSDDATPEAATGPSDDATPEAATGPSDDAIE